Proteins from a genomic interval of Acetobacterium woodii DSM 1030:
- a CDS encoding DNA alkylation repair protein, which translates to MAEALKNIYTPTFLHDFGDKVRTVYKTFPKEQFMTAILMQPWDELPLRARMNRIATVLGTCLPEDYNQALAILFAIEKDCTGFPYLFFPDFVAIYGLNSKHWDLSIKALERFTKGSSAEFAIRPFILQDPERAMTVMHQWSKHPNEHVRRLSSEGCRPRLPWGIHLPLFKKDPTPVLDILDNLKADPSLYVRKSVANNLNDIAKDNPGLVLTTAQRWIGTNPDTDWILRQGCRTLVRKANPIALELFGYPRPSAEAPLFKNALLTVAPDQLFIGTSCDLHYSLDMTWDSPVHIRLEYGIDFIKANGKPSRKLFLLSDKTVKGDAHLSGSRRHRFADLTTRRHHPGAHQIVLLINGQEAAQTNLLLQPLQL; encoded by the coding sequence ATGGCAGAGGCATTAAAAAATATTTATACGCCAACGTTTTTACACGACTTTGGCGATAAAGTTCGCACTGTATATAAAACGTTTCCCAAAGAACAGTTTATGACCGCTATACTGATGCAGCCATGGGATGAATTACCGCTGCGTGCCCGGATGAATCGGATTGCGACAGTATTGGGGACGTGTTTACCTGAAGATTATAACCAGGCTTTAGCTATTTTATTCGCCATTGAAAAAGATTGCACCGGGTTCCCTTATTTGTTTTTTCCCGACTTTGTCGCAATTTACGGACTAAACTCCAAGCATTGGGATCTTTCCATAAAAGCCCTGGAGCGTTTTACCAAAGGTTCTTCCGCAGAATTTGCCATCCGTCCTTTTATTCTTCAAGACCCTGAACGCGCCATGACCGTGATGCACCAGTGGTCAAAACATCCAAACGAACATGTCAGACGTTTATCCAGCGAGGGCTGTCGCCCCCGTCTCCCCTGGGGTATTCATTTACCCTTATTTAAAAAAGATCCCACTCCCGTGCTGGATATCCTCGACAATCTAAAAGCGGATCCATCGTTATATGTTCGAAAAAGCGTTGCCAATAATCTCAACGACATTGCCAAAGATAATCCCGGTCTGGTATTAACAACCGCCCAGCGTTGGATTGGCACAAACCCCGATACCGATTGGATTTTACGCCAAGGTTGCCGTACCCTTGTCCGTAAAGCCAACCCTATCGCCCTGGAATTATTTGGTTACCCAAGGCCTTCCGCTGAAGCCCCGTTATTTAAAAATGCCCTACTCACGGTCGCCCCGGATCAACTTTTTATCGGCACTTCGTGCGATCTGCATTATTCCCTGGATATGACCTGGGACAGTCCTGTACATATCCGTCTGGAATACGGTATTGACTTTATTAAAGCCAATGGTAAACCTTCCCGTAAATTATTTCTGCTGTCAGACAAAACCGTCAAAGGCGATGCTCATTTATCCGGTTCCCGCCGTCATCGTTTTGCCGACCTCACAACCAGACGACACCATCCCGGTGCCCATCAAATTGTTTTGTTGATCAATGGTCAGGAAGCCGCGCAAACAAACTTGTTATTACAGCCGCTACAATTATGA
- a CDS encoding N-acetyltransferase, with amino-acid sequence MEFKQVTLENLSTEHICCAISDKKGENCVASKKAWMKERLKEGLVFNKLDVRGKVFIEYIPAEKAWYPIIAEGYMVIDCLWVSGQYKGQGYGDLLLEQCIADSQAKGKKGIVALSSQKKMPFLSDPKYLKHKGFQIADTAEPYFELLYLPFEKESDIPRIKENAKKGVISEPGLVLYYTNQCPHTDKYVPVFAETVKNYGLECKLYHINTKEAAQSAPAPFTTYALFYNGKFVTNEILSEKSFAKLWQKLNHPI; translated from the coding sequence ATGGAATTTAAACAAGTTACCCTTGAAAATTTAAGCACCGAACATATATGCTGTGCGATCTCGGATAAAAAAGGCGAAAATTGTGTTGCTTCAAAAAAAGCGTGGATGAAAGAACGATTAAAAGAAGGGTTGGTATTTAACAAATTGGATGTTCGGGGAAAAGTATTTATTGAGTACATTCCCGCCGAAAAGGCATGGTATCCAATAATAGCAGAGGGGTATATGGTTATTGATTGCTTATGGGTGTCCGGTCAGTATAAAGGACAAGGATATGGTGATTTGTTATTAGAACAATGCATTGCCGACAGCCAGGCTAAAGGCAAAAAAGGCATTGTAGCACTGTCATCGCAAAAGAAAATGCCGTTTTTATCTGATCCCAAGTATTTGAAACATAAGGGGTTTCAGATTGCCGATACGGCAGAACCCTATTTTGAATTATTATATCTGCCGTTTGAAAAAGAGTCCGATATCCCTCGAATCAAGGAAAATGCCAAAAAAGGAGTAATTTCAGAGCCGGGATTGGTACTTTATTATACCAATCAGTGTCCGCATACAGATAAATATGTTCCGGTATTTGCCGAAACGGTAAAAAACTATGGACTGGAATGCAAATTGTATCATATCAATACTAAAGAAGCAGCCCAGTCGGCACCAGCTCCTTTTACCACTTATGCTCTTTTTTACAATGGAAAATTTGTCACCAATGAAATTCTATCAGAAAAAAGCTTTGCTAAGTTATGGCAGAAGTTGAATCACCCAATTTGA
- a CDS encoding DUF3658 domain-containing protein produces the protein MLEVVFNDSAKGSITMAKKQEEDAIRESIENTKEKKSQEQFKGKSWGGNLKDVVCIGFNLDIGDIAHEIDGDERKHTFVQLFGSVDFEQEQLEEFFKYQRDDLDKLISMAKDGIPIRVWKSNTTFSACGYAYLCDVLKDINCKISTVSLSEYEQDLPINKASYADWAEIKPSQFCHFLDREREISLAEKLIQSNRWIDLKKENTVLRTIKNGELISVSEDFYDQLIINNLPDGEFVMARLIGNILGKYPIGIGDGWYALRIKKMIDDKRLEVVGERDTNHPYGKILRKK, from the coding sequence ATGCTTGAGGTTGTTTTTAATGATAGTGCAAAAGGTTCAATCACAATGGCGAAAAAACAGGAAGAAGATGCAATTCGCGAATCGATTGAAAATACCAAAGAAAAAAAATCACAAGAACAATTTAAAGGGAAATCCTGGGGCGGAAACTTAAAAGATGTTGTTTGTATTGGATTTAACTTGGATATAGGCGATATTGCCCATGAAATTGATGGGGATGAACGCAAGCATACGTTTGTTCAACTATTTGGTTCCGTTGATTTTGAACAAGAACAACTCGAAGAGTTTTTCAAATATCAACGAGATGACTTGGATAAACTCATCAGTATGGCCAAGGATGGTATCCCGATAAGGGTATGGAAAAGTAATACAACTTTTTCGGCTTGCGGGTATGCTTATTTATGCGACGTGTTGAAAGACATTAACTGTAAAATAAGTACCGTTAGTTTGTCGGAATATGAGCAGGATCTCCCCATAAATAAAGCCTCTTATGCCGACTGGGCAGAAATTAAGCCTAGTCAATTTTGTCATTTTTTAGATCGGGAACGGGAAATTTCACTTGCGGAAAAGCTGATCCAAAGTAATCGATGGATTGATTTAAAAAAAGAAAACACAGTATTACGGACGATCAAAAACGGCGAATTAATTTCTGTTTCGGAAGATTTTTATGATCAGCTTATTATCAATAATCTTCCCGACGGCGAATTTGTAATGGCGCGGCTGATTGGAAATATCCTCGGTAAATACCCGATCGGTATTGGCGATGGCTGGTATGCTCTGCGGATAAAAAAGATGATCGATGACAAGCGTTTAGAAGTTGTTGGCGAACGGGATACCAATCATCCATATGGGAAGATTTTAAGAAAAAAGTAG
- a CDS encoding DUF3795 domain-containing protein, with the protein MEENLIAPCGMNCSLCVHYQMMKDDLKKQGFNRKYCPGCIPRGENCTHFGDACELLKNGRVRFCYECTAFPCKRLKGLDKRYRTKYHMSMIENLKVIQKNGIAAFLKSEAERWSCPKCGNPICCHNGLCLHCDLETLRKNKRYRWNEEETN; encoded by the coding sequence ATGGAAGAAAATTTGATTGCACCCTGTGGTATGAATTGCAGCTTATGTGTTCACTATCAAATGATGAAAGATGATTTAAAAAAACAGGGATTTAATCGAAAATATTGTCCCGGCTGTATTCCCAGAGGAGAAAATTGCACTCATTTTGGGGATGCGTGTGAACTCTTGAAAAACGGAAGGGTCCGTTTTTGTTACGAATGTACAGCCTTTCCCTGTAAGCGGTTAAAGGGGTTGGATAAACGTTATCGCACCAAATATCATATGAGCATGATTGAAAATCTGAAAGTCATTCAGAAGAATGGGATAGCAGCTTTTCTGAAAAGCGAAGCAGAGCGGTGGTCATGTCCCAAATGTGGCAATCCGATCTGCTGTCATAACGGGCTTTGTCTGCATTGTGATCTTGAGACTTTGCGAAAGAATAAGCGATACCGTTGGAATGAAGAGGAAACTAATTGA
- a CDS encoding TetR/AcrR family transcriptional regulator, which produces MLEKSIQKITVRELSDFADINRGTFYLHYKDVFDLLDQIENKLIKDFSEVLNQYPSLLVRSNDHRLLVDVFAFIESNEDIMRVLLCKNSDPHFLDQLKNNVKTRYFDDWQQIYLTPAPIEIEYFFSYFLSGCIGLIIHWLSTGMTQSPEQIAKLTKSMILEGNNFLNTINNPVINH; this is translated from the coding sequence ATGCTTGAAAAAAGCATTCAAAAAATAACAGTCCGTGAATTATCCGATTTTGCGGATATTAACCGCGGAACCTTTTATCTTCATTATAAAGATGTCTTTGATTTGCTGGATCAAATTGAGAATAAACTGATTAAAGATTTTTCGGAAGTCCTTAATCAGTACCCTTCGCTCCTTGTTAGAAGTAATGATCACCGACTTCTCGTTGATGTATTCGCTTTTATTGAATCAAACGAAGACATAATGCGCGTGTTATTATGTAAAAATAGTGATCCGCATTTTTTAGATCAGTTAAAAAATAATGTTAAAACACGATACTTTGATGATTGGCAACAAATTTATTTGACACCCGCACCGATCGAAATCGAATATTTTTTTTCTTATTTTCTATCGGGATGTATTGGTTTGATTATTCACTGGTTATCAACCGGGATGACGCAATCCCCAGAACAGATTGCCAAACTCACTAAAAGCATGATTTTAGAGGGCAATAATTTTTTAAATACGATCAATAACCCGGTAATAAATCATTGA
- a CDS encoding response regulator: MTKVLIVDDAMFIRIQLKSLLQSNGFDVVAEAENGKVALEKIQEFKPDLITLDITMPVMDGLECMREIKKLDYSPTVIMLSALGQEKYIQQAIMDGAKGFIVKPYNNESVIKNLNKFKV, from the coding sequence ATGACTAAAGTATTAATTGTTGACGATGCTATGTTTATCAGAATCCAACTGAAGAGTTTGCTTCAAAGCAATGGATTTGACGTAGTAGCGGAAGCGGAAAACGGCAAGGTAGCCCTAGAAAAAATTCAGGAATTTAAACCAGATCTTATTACGTTAGATATTACCATGCCAGTAATGGATGGACTTGAATGTATGAGGGAGATCAAAAAATTGGATTATTCGCCTACGGTGATTATGCTTTCGGCACTTGGCCAGGAAAAGTATATACAGCAAGCAATCATGGACGGAGCAAAAGGTTTTATTGTTAAACCATATAATAATGAATCTGTAATAAAAAATTTGAATAAGTTTAAAGTTTAA
- a CDS encoding MutS-related protein has translation MEVLFFVVIGIVAFIIFNLFSSRKARLNFRRQLINEFGKAPTSFDSSIWGSVSDYWDRKLKYETIEVAIDELTWSDLDMDDVFKRMNTCLTSVGDEVLYATLHEPSWEEEPLKKRDQLITYFADNPKKRLEIQMILSKLGKANYNDVSALIFESQIKALKNPMIYTILSIIPLLCIGIIFINATIGLVSLITSVIVNGCVHYYFKKEIAKNLLTIQYLSAILRCCNRLTADESTGSLKVLVAQIEQDNIPFKALAGKLAGMMMSGGSDLDLLLDYLKIVTLYDFRTYNKAIALVSKNKAAFYRIYQNIGELDMSIALASFRKSLAGTVTPTFTETFQVVTTDLYHPLIKSPVPNDIKLQQNSLITGSNASGKSTFVKALALNSIFAQTIYTCTASSFSLSRCLPITAMAVSDDILAGDSYFMAEIKALKRTIEQVDHYPCLCFIDEILKGTNTIERIAASAAILSYLDGKNCLCLIATHDIELTNILVNSYDNYHFQETITDETILFDYQLYTGPAQTKNAIALLNYLEFDQEIINDAHELVDTFSETEKWPVFA, from the coding sequence ATGGAAGTACTATTTTTTGTAGTTATTGGAATCGTGGCATTTATTATCTTTAATCTATTCTCCAGTCGCAAAGCCCGACTGAATTTTCGCAGACAATTGATAAATGAATTTGGAAAAGCGCCAACCAGTTTTGATTCATCGATTTGGGGAAGTGTGTCTGATTATTGGGATCGTAAACTTAAATATGAAACGATTGAGGTAGCGATTGATGAATTGACCTGGAGTGATCTGGATATGGATGATGTCTTTAAACGGATGAATACCTGTCTGACCTCGGTTGGCGATGAAGTGTTGTATGCAACCCTTCATGAGCCAAGCTGGGAGGAAGAACCGCTTAAGAAAAGAGACCAGCTGATTACTTATTTTGCGGATAATCCTAAGAAACGGCTGGAAATTCAAATGATTCTTTCAAAATTAGGCAAAGCAAACTATAATGATGTTTCGGCACTTATTTTTGAAAGTCAAATAAAGGCTCTGAAAAATCCCATGATCTACACGATCCTGTCAATCATTCCGCTGTTATGTATTGGGATCATATTTATTAATGCCACCATCGGCCTGGTTAGTTTGATCACTTCAGTGATTGTTAATGGATGTGTTCATTATTATTTCAAAAAGGAAATTGCCAAAAACTTGTTGACGATTCAATACTTATCAGCGATTCTCAGATGCTGTAACCGCTTGACAGCTGACGAAAGCACCGGCAGTCTGAAAGTTTTGGTGGCTCAGATTGAACAAGACAACATTCCTTTTAAAGCACTTGCCGGCAAACTTGCCGGGATGATGATGAGCGGAGGTTCGGATCTTGATCTATTGCTGGATTATCTGAAAATTGTCACGCTCTACGATTTTAGAACCTATAACAAAGCAATTGCGTTGGTGTCTAAAAATAAAGCCGCTTTTTACCGTATTTATCAGAATATTGGTGAGTTGGATATGAGTATTGCGTTGGCATCGTTTCGTAAAAGTTTGGCAGGGACCGTGACACCAACCTTCACCGAAACATTTCAAGTCGTTACTACCGATTTATATCATCCTTTAATAAAATCGCCGGTGCCGAATGATATTAAACTCCAACAAAACAGTTTAATTACCGGCTCGAATGCATCAGGAAAATCGACCTTTGTTAAGGCGTTGGCACTTAATAGTATCTTTGCCCAAACCATTTATACCTGCACCGCCAGCAGTTTTTCATTATCCCGCTGTTTACCGATTACGGCGATGGCTGTGAGTGATGATATCTTGGCGGGAGACAGTTATTTTATGGCTGAAATTAAAGCTCTGAAACGGACAATTGAGCAGGTTGATCATTATCCCTGTCTCTGTTTTATTGATGAAATATTAAAAGGCACCAATACGATCGAGCGGATCGCGGCATCGGCAGCGATTCTCAGTTATTTGGACGGCAAAAATTGTCTGTGTCTGATTGCTACTCACGATATTGAGCTGACGAATATTTTAGTGAATAGTTATGATAACTATCACTTCCAGGAGACAATTACCGACGAAACCATTTTATTTGATTATCAATTGTATACCGGTCCGGCTCAAACCAAAAATGCGATTGCCTTATTGAATTATCTGGAATTTGATCAGGAGATCATTAATGATGCCCATGAACTGGTGGATACGTTTAGTGAAACTGAAAAATGGCCGGTGTTTGCTTAA